In Terriglobia bacterium, the following proteins share a genomic window:
- a CDS encoding succinate dehydrogenase: MASIASPVERGVPPIRAGKGHSFLLRRLHSLSGIIPVGAFLLEHFISNAFATNGPKAYADQVKFLTGLPFVPVLETVGIYIPLLYHALYGFYIWFRGESNVSDYPWAGNFMYAAQRWTGAIAFVYIVWHTYTMRFTGIHLLTNSDAAFHKVQMELQHWWAGVFYLIGIIAASWHFAYGIYLFCAKWGITVSERSRKWMGRACTVLALTLIIVGWVTMAAFFRPQWKNTPAELPAQQSAEQSRH; the protein is encoded by the coding sequence ATGGCTAGCATTGCCTCGCCTGTCGAGCGCGGAGTCCCCCCGATTCGTGCCGGTAAAGGCCACTCGTTTCTCCTTCGTCGCCTGCATTCGTTAAGCGGGATCATCCCGGTTGGCGCGTTTCTGCTTGAGCATTTCATCTCAAACGCATTTGCTACCAATGGCCCAAAGGCGTATGCCGACCAGGTGAAATTTCTCACCGGGTTACCGTTTGTGCCCGTATTGGAGACAGTCGGAATTTATATTCCGCTGCTTTATCACGCTCTATACGGCTTTTACATCTGGTTCCGCGGTGAATCGAATGTGAGCGATTATCCGTGGGCGGGAAATTTCATGTATGCCGCGCAGCGCTGGACCGGCGCAATCGCTTTCGTTTACATCGTGTGGCACACCTACACAATGCGTTTCACGGGGATCCATCTTTTAACGAATTCAGACGCCGCCTTTCACAAGGTGCAAATGGAATTGCAGCATTGGTGGGCAGGGGTGTTTTATCTGATTGGGATCATTGCCGCATCATGGCACTTTGCTTACGGCATATATCTTTTCTGCGCAAAATGGGGCATCACCGTGAGCGAGAGATCGCGCAAATGGATGGGCCGGGCATGCACGGTGCTTGCTCTCACTTTGATTATCGTCGGATGGGTCACCATGGCGGCATTTTTCCGGCCACAGTGGAAGAACACCCCGGCTGAACTTCCAGCGCAGCAAAGCGCGGAGCAAAGCAGACATTAG
- the sdhA gene encoding succinate dehydrogenase flavoprotein subunit: MATTPKIIVVGGGLAGLAATIKIAEAGGHVDLFSIVPVKRSHSVCAQGGINAAKNLKGEGDTPWQHFDDTIYGGDFLANQPPVKAMCEAAPAIIDLLDRMGVTFNRTPEGLLDFRRFGGTLFNRTAFAGATTGQQLLYALDEQVRRYEAEGKVTKYEHWEFLSAVLDTNRVCRGICAMDLRSMEVCTFPADAIIMATGGIGAIFGKSTNSVVCTGSAQSALYQQGCYYANGEFIQVHPTSIPGEDKLRLMSESARGEGGRVWVPKTKGDKRDWKSIPESERWYFLEEWYPKYGNLVPRDVATRAIHKVVYEHDLGIDGQPMVYLDLTHIDRETLNRKLEGILEIYEKFVGDDPRDVPMKIFPGMHYTMGGLWVDFNQATNIKGIFAAGECEYGYHGANRLGANSLVSCIYGGFVAGPQAILYAKNNSKSADGVSSTVFDSERKRQEEANAALLTSNGTENPFRLWRELGELMTRNCTVIRYNKNLQQTDAKLVEFLERFNNINLSDKSQWANTSFVFTRQLYNMLQLSRVIAQGAAMRNESRGAHYKPDFPDRDDKNFLKTTKAYFAPDADEPRFEFEPVDISLLPPRPRRYDMAK; encoded by the coding sequence ATGGCAACGACACCAAAAATTATCGTGGTAGGCGGCGGGCTAGCAGGGCTGGCTGCGACTATCAAGATTGCAGAAGCCGGCGGTCACGTCGATTTGTTTTCCATCGTGCCGGTCAAACGATCGCATTCCGTATGCGCGCAGGGCGGCATCAATGCCGCCAAGAACCTTAAGGGAGAAGGCGACACGCCCTGGCAGCACTTTGACGACACTATTTACGGTGGAGACTTCCTCGCGAACCAACCACCGGTGAAGGCCATGTGCGAGGCTGCGCCAGCGATCATCGATTTGCTTGACCGTATGGGCGTCACTTTCAACCGCACGCCTGAGGGGTTGCTGGATTTCCGTCGCTTTGGCGGCACTCTTTTCAATCGCACGGCATTTGCCGGGGCTACCACGGGCCAGCAGCTTCTTTATGCCTTGGACGAGCAGGTTCGCCGCTATGAAGCCGAAGGCAAGGTCACTAAATACGAGCATTGGGAGTTCCTGAGCGCAGTCCTGGACACGAATCGCGTCTGCCGTGGCATCTGCGCCATGGATCTGCGCAGCATGGAAGTTTGCACATTTCCTGCCGACGCCATCATCATGGCAACCGGCGGCATCGGGGCGATTTTTGGCAAATCGACCAACTCCGTTGTCTGCACCGGATCGGCACAGTCCGCGCTGTACCAGCAGGGCTGTTATTACGCTAACGGTGAATTCATCCAGGTTCATCCCACGTCAATTCCCGGCGAGGACAAGCTGCGGTTGATGTCGGAGTCGGCGCGCGGTGAAGGCGGCCGGGTCTGGGTGCCAAAGACCAAAGGCGACAAGCGCGACTGGAAGAGCATTCCTGAATCCGAGCGCTGGTATTTTTTGGAAGAGTGGTATCCGAAATACGGCAATTTGGTCCCGCGTGATGTGGCTACCCGTGCGATTCACAAAGTTGTGTACGAGCACGACCTTGGCATTGATGGCCAGCCGATGGTCTATCTTGATCTAACACACATTGATCGTGAAACACTCAATCGCAAGCTTGAAGGCATTCTGGAAATTTACGAGAAGTTTGTGGGCGACGATCCCCGCGACGTCCCCATGAAGATTTTCCCCGGAATGCATTACACCATGGGCGGCCTTTGGGTGGATTTCAATCAGGCCACTAACATCAAAGGCATCTTTGCCGCCGGCGAATGCGAATACGGTTACCACGGTGCAAATCGGCTGGGAGCGAACTCTCTGGTTTCGTGCATCTATGGAGGCTTCGTGGCGGGCCCGCAAGCAATTCTGTACGCCAAGAACAATAGCAAGTCTGCTGATGGCGTGAGCAGCACGGTATTTGATTCCGAACGCAAGCGTCAGGAAGAGGCCAACGCAGCACTACTAACTTCAAATGGCACAGAGAACCCGTTCCGCCTGTGGCGGGAACTAGGCGAACTGATGACGCGCAACTGTACCGTCATCCGCTACAACAAAAACCTGCAACAGACTGACGCCAAGCTGGTTGAGTTCCTGGAACGATTCAACAACATCAACCTGAGCGACAAGAGCCAGTGGGCCAATACTTCGTTTGTCTTTACGCGGCAGCTCTACAATATGCTGCAGCTCTCGCGTGTGATTGCGCAGGGAGCGGCCATGCGGAATGAATCACGCGGCGCGCACTACAAGCCGGACTTCCCTGACCGCGACGACAAGAATTTCCTGAAGACTACCAAGGCTTACTTTGCGCCCGATGCCGACGAGCCCCGGTTTGAATTTGAGCCAGTGGACATTTCTCTGCTGCCGCCAAGGCCGCGGCGGTATGACATGGCGAAGTAG
- a CDS encoding dipeptidase, protein MNLKHSLICVLLLSGLTLAQHPAPHKKPARAARALRPKADPVAAIHQSTLIVDTHADTPQRFLDENFDLGQNTPVAEGHIDLDKIKQGNLGAEFFSIWVEPEFKGHYSQRAMDLIDSVYQQAARHPDKMTMAFSADDIARARDQHKFAALMGIEGGHAIENDMRLLRDFYRMGVRYMTLTWSNTNEWADSSGDIQDPNVKHHNGMTDFGKDVVREMNRLGMIVDISHVSDATFYQALLVSQAPVIASHSSSRELTNQPRNMTDDMLRAMTNNGGVVMVNFYSAFIDENYRKASSDPEKIKQRDAEVEAYKKAHPHPDGSPVTYDETAAIEKKWAAQFPRPPLKSLIDHIDHIAKVAGIDHVGLGSDFDGVTSLPDGIDSVADLPKITQALYQRGYTREQILKILGGNFMRVMREVEATAKRLQAERKESDALSFEDIELMLGNRVSPAQLIDRMRQHGVNFELTPERRARLKAERVEDAVLDAMIKARRK, encoded by the coding sequence ATGAACCTAAAACATTCGCTGATCTGTGTTCTTCTGCTTTCAGGCTTAACGCTCGCACAACATCCAGCTCCTCATAAAAAACCTGCCAGGGCCGCTCGTGCATTGCGGCCTAAGGCTGATCCCGTCGCGGCCATCCACCAGTCTACCCTCATCGTAGATACTCACGCGGACACGCCTCAACGCTTCCTGGACGAAAACTTCGATCTCGGCCAGAACACGCCCGTAGCCGAAGGCCACATCGATCTGGACAAGATCAAGCAGGGTAATCTGGGAGCGGAGTTTTTCTCCATCTGGGTAGAACCGGAGTTCAAGGGCCATTACAGCCAACGCGCCATGGACCTGATTGACAGCGTTTACCAGCAGGCAGCACGGCATCCTGACAAAATGACAATGGCATTCTCTGCCGACGATATCGCCCGCGCGCGCGACCAGCACAAATTCGCCGCGCTGATGGGTATTGAAGGCGGCCATGCCATTGAAAATGACATGCGTCTGCTGCGCGATTTTTATCGCATGGGCGTCCGCTACATGACGCTGACATGGTCGAACACCAATGAGTGGGCCGACTCCTCCGGCGACATTCAGGATCCCAACGTCAAGCACCACAACGGCATGACGGACTTTGGGAAAGACGTGGTCCGTGAGATGAACCGGCTGGGCATGATCGTGGACATCTCCCACGTTTCCGATGCTACGTTTTATCAGGCACTACTGGTCAGCCAGGCGCCGGTGATCGCGTCGCATTCTTCGTCGCGCGAGCTGACCAACCAGCCGCGCAACATGACTGACGACATGCTCCGCGCCATGACCAATAACGGCGGCGTGGTCATGGTGAATTTCTATTCCGCGTTTATCGATGAGAACTACCGCAAGGCGTCGTCTGATCCTGAAAAGATTAAACAGCGCGATGCCGAGGTCGAAGCATACAAGAAAGCTCATCCCCATCCCGATGGCAGTCCGGTGACATACGACGAAACGGCAGCCATTGAAAAGAAGTGGGCGGCACAGTTTCCGCGTCCGCCGCTGAAGTCGTTAATCGACCACATAGATCACATCGCCAAAGTTGCGGGGATTGACCATGTGGGACTGGGATCGGATTTTGACGGCGTTACTTCCCTTCCAGACGGAATCGATTCCGTGGCTGATTTGCCCAAGATCACACAAGCTTTATATCAGCGTGGCTATACGCGTGAGCAGATCCTCAAGATTCTGGGCGGAAACTTTATGCGCGTGATGCGTGAAGTTGAGGCCACTGCCAAGAGGCTCCAGGCTGAACGTAAAGAGTCAGACGCACTTAGCTTTGAAGATATCGAGTTGATGCTGGGGAATCGCGTGAGCCCCGCACAATTGATAGATCGCATGAGACAGCATGGCGTGAATTTTGAATTGACGCCGGAACGGCGGGCGCGGCTCAAAGCTGAGCGAGTAGAGGATGCGGTGCTGGATGCAATGATAAAGGCGAGAAGGAAGTAG
- a CDS encoding DUF5715 family protein, whose protein sequence is MSAKKILITSSICLMALAATVPAFATSRYTTTRHHRGHVRRVAWNPVLKGSMDSMVRQNEEIDRLQLPRIADNDQLLELERTQELVPIQETRALHVSPSLQADKKYCRPWCNQFLQDMSEAYYKEFRTPLQVNSAVRTMEQQQKLRRHNGNAAPEVGEHASSHLAGITIDLAKRGLTRAQHAWIEEYLKNLRDQGLVEAAEERRQACFHVMVSDRYTEWREANQLADKIARE, encoded by the coding sequence ATGAGCGCTAAGAAGATCTTAATCACTTCGTCGATTTGCCTGATGGCGCTAGCCGCCACAGTGCCGGCTTTTGCCACCAGCCGCTATACCACCACCCGTCACCATCGCGGACACGTTCGCCGCGTGGCATGGAACCCCGTTCTGAAAGGCTCTATGGATTCCATGGTCCGCCAGAATGAAGAAATTGATCGCTTGCAACTTCCGCGTATTGCGGACAATGACCAGTTGCTTGAACTCGAGCGCACACAGGAGTTAGTGCCGATCCAGGAAACCCGTGCATTGCACGTGAGTCCGTCCCTGCAGGCCGACAAGAAATATTGCCGTCCCTGGTGCAATCAGTTTCTCCAGGACATGAGCGAAGCGTACTACAAAGAATTTCGCACGCCGCTACAGGTTAATTCCGCAGTGCGCACCATGGAGCAGCAGCAGAAGCTGCGCCGCCACAATGGCAATGCGGCGCCGGAAGTTGGCGAACATGCCTCTTCTCACCTGGCCGGCATCACGATTGACCTGGCCAAGCGCGGACTGACGCGCGCCCAGCATGCATGGATTGAAGAATACCTGAAGAACCTGCGCGATCAGGGCTTGGTAGAAGCCGCGGAAGAGCGCCGTCAGGCGTGCTTCCACGTGATGGTTTCAGACCGCTATACCGAATGGCGTGAAGCGAACCAACTGGCTGATAAAATTGCCAGAGAATGA
- a CDS encoding Xaa-Pro peptidase family protein, with protein sequence MKFSRRSFLQNAGLATTVTLAQPGVAFGAGHDHKSKQPDAIAKLKSRKGEAQPITTAEREQRMERARQLMSENKIDAIMVMGGTSLVYFTNIHWWMSERLFAVILPVKGNPFYVCPAFEEDRAREQIAGGPGGNNAEVRTWQEDESPYQRIAEGLKDRNLTTGNIGMEETVRYVFSEGLSKAAPGLHLVSATPVTAGCRMIKSQHELQLMKLANEVTLAAYEAAYRSTKEGMTQNDFGAMVQAAHSQQGFQGGASIQVGENSALPHGSAKPQVIREGTILLMDGGCVVEGYESDISRTVVLGKPTDKMKQVFDIVHKAQSAALAAAKPGVECQAVDAAARKVITDAGYGPDYKHFTHRVGHGIGMDGHEWPYLVRGNTLPLAPNMTFSDEPGIYIRGEFGVRLEDDMHITENGAELFTPQSQDLEKPFARP encoded by the coding sequence ATGAAATTTTCTCGCCGCAGTTTTCTTCAGAACGCTGGACTCGCAACGACTGTAACGCTGGCGCAGCCGGGGGTGGCGTTTGGCGCTGGCCACGACCACAAAAGCAAACAGCCTGATGCGATCGCAAAGTTGAAATCGCGCAAGGGCGAAGCTCAGCCCATTACCACCGCTGAACGCGAGCAGAGGATGGAGCGGGCACGGCAACTGATGTCGGAAAACAAGATTGACGCCATCATGGTGATGGGCGGAACTTCATTGGTTTATTTCACCAACATTCACTGGTGGATGAGCGAGCGGCTGTTTGCGGTGATTCTGCCGGTGAAAGGGAATCCGTTTTACGTCTGCCCGGCGTTTGAAGAAGACCGCGCGCGTGAGCAGATTGCCGGCGGCCCTGGCGGAAACAACGCGGAAGTCCGCACGTGGCAGGAAGATGAAAGCCCTTATCAGCGGATTGCCGAAGGGCTTAAAGATAGAAACCTTACGACGGGAAACATCGGGATGGAAGAGACTGTCCGCTATGTTTTCAGTGAAGGGCTGAGCAAAGCCGCGCCGGGCCTGCACCTGGTAAGCGCCACGCCTGTCACGGCAGGCTGCCGGATGATCAAGAGTCAGCACGAACTGCAGTTGATGAAGCTGGCGAATGAAGTTACTCTTGCGGCCTACGAGGCGGCTTATCGCTCCACCAAAGAAGGCATGACACAGAACGATTTCGGCGCCATGGTTCAAGCCGCGCACTCACAGCAGGGCTTTCAGGGTGGCGCGAGCATACAGGTGGGTGAGAACTCCGCCCTGCCGCACGGCTCAGCCAAACCGCAGGTGATTCGTGAAGGTACGATCCTCTTGATGGATGGCGGTTGCGTCGTGGAAGGCTATGAATCCGACATCAGCCGCACTGTCGTGCTGGGCAAGCCGACAGACAAGATGAAGCAGGTGTTTGACATCGTGCACAAGGCGCAATCCGCGGCGCTGGCTGCGGCAAAGCCCGGCGTCGAGTGCCAGGCGGTTGACGCCGCAGCGCGCAAAGTGATCACCGACGCCGGTTACGGTCCAGACTACAAACATTTCACGCATCGCGTGGGACACGGGATTGGAATGGACGGGCATGAATGGCCTTATCTAGTCCGCGGCAATACTCTGCCACTGGCCCCGAATATGACTTTCAGTGACGAGCCGGGAATTTATATCCGGGGCGAATTCGGCGTGCGCCTGGAAGACGACATGCACATCACGGAGAACGGAGCAGAACTGTTTACGCCGCAAAGCCAAGATCTGGAGAAACCATTTGCCAGACCTTGA
- the sdhB gene encoding succinate dehydrogenase iron-sulfur subunit, with product MTQSGAKTVILKIKRQENPKSSPRWEEFELTWKPGMNVISAMMEIAANPVTRDGKTTTPIAYDSNCLEEVCGSCAMLINGKARMACSALVDKLEQPIRLEPFSKFPVVRDLAVDRSVIFENLKAVKAWVPIDGTYDLGAGLRISPTEQEEAYPVSRCISCCCCMEACPQFNESTGFVGAATIAQVRLFNQHPTGKALKHERLQALMGDGGIQECGFAQNCVEVCPKDIPLTKAIADTGREVMKQAIKDFFRG from the coding sequence ATGACCCAGTCTGGCGCAAAGACCGTCATTCTCAAGATCAAACGCCAGGAGAATCCCAAATCCAGCCCACGCTGGGAAGAATTTGAGCTCACCTGGAAGCCGGGGATGAACGTGATTTCTGCCATGATGGAAATCGCCGCCAATCCCGTGACGCGTGACGGCAAAACCACCACACCCATTGCTTACGATTCCAACTGTTTGGAAGAAGTCTGCGGGTCCTGCGCCATGCTGATCAATGGCAAAGCGCGCATGGCTTGCTCGGCTCTGGTCGATAAGCTGGAGCAGCCAATCCGCCTGGAACCCTTCAGCAAGTTCCCTGTCGTTCGCGATTTGGCCGTTGACCGCAGCGTGATCTTTGAGAACCTGAAAGCCGTGAAAGCCTGGGTGCCGATCGATGGCACGTATGATCTCGGGGCAGGTCTGCGTATCTCTCCCACCGAACAGGAAGAGGCCTACCCAGTCTCGCGGTGCATTTCCTGCTGCTGCTGTATGGAAGCTTGCCCTCAGTTCAATGAGAGCACCGGCTTTGTTGGCGCCGCGACCATCGCGCAAGTTCGACTGTTCAACCAGCATCCTACTGGAAAAGCGCTCAAGCACGAGCGTCTGCAGGCGTTGATGGGCGATGGCGGCATTCAGGAGTGCGGCTTCGCCCAGAACTGCGTTGAGGTGTGCCCCAAAGACATTCCGCTCACCAAAGCCATTGCCGATACAGGCCGTGAGGTCATGAAGCAGGCGATCAAAGATTTCTTCCGCGGCTAA
- a CDS encoding amidohydrolase has protein sequence MPSISRLRGFKIVAFSVLLLSLIAVRASVQNSPLDKQVSSVLPEAQSLHLDLHQHPELSSHETRTAAELANRLRTLGYEVTEHVGGTGVVAILKNGPGPTVMLRTELDALPVEEKTGLPYASKVRAKDDSGRDVGVMHACGHDVHMAALFGTASIMVHNKDSWHGTLMLIGQPAEETITGADKMIKDGLFTRFPKPDVGIALHDTNNLPVGKVGITPGYAKAAADSIRITVYGKGGHGAQPHTTIDPVLIAARIAVTVQSIISREIKPGDAAVITIGYIQAGTKNNIIPDDAQMGFTVRSFKPEVRQHLLASIERVAKGEAMAAGAEKMPLVEKYESTGAVSNDPVLTRHLAATLEGVLGKGSVVTEDPIMTSEDYAYFVEQGVPSFYFTLGVADPQKLAEAKSAGKQLPSNHSPLFAPVAEPSIKTGMTAEVTILRDLLKGTPADVKKYTQSAAGN, from the coding sequence ATGCCTTCGATCAGTCGCTTGCGTGGTTTCAAGATTGTCGCATTTTCAGTGTTGCTTCTTTCTCTCATAGCGGTGCGTGCTTCGGTGCAGAATTCGCCGCTCGATAAACAGGTCAGCTCCGTGCTTCCAGAAGCGCAGAGTTTGCATCTGGATCTGCACCAGCATCCTGAACTTTCATCGCATGAGACGAGGACAGCCGCGGAGCTGGCGAACCGCTTGCGCACGCTAGGCTATGAAGTCACGGAACATGTGGGCGGGACCGGCGTCGTCGCCATCCTTAAGAATGGTCCCGGCCCAACCGTGATGCTGCGTACCGAGTTGGACGCGCTGCCTGTGGAAGAGAAAACGGGGCTGCCGTATGCCAGTAAAGTTCGCGCAAAAGATGACAGCGGACGCGACGTAGGCGTGATGCACGCTTGCGGGCATGATGTTCACATGGCGGCTTTGTTTGGGACCGCTTCCATCATGGTGCATAACAAGGATTCATGGCACGGAACGCTGATGCTGATTGGCCAGCCTGCGGAAGAAACCATTACCGGCGCAGACAAGATGATTAAAGACGGGCTTTTCACGCGCTTTCCAAAACCGGATGTCGGCATTGCGCTGCATGACACAAACAATCTTCCCGTCGGCAAGGTCGGGATCACTCCCGGCTATGCCAAGGCGGCGGCGGATTCCATTCGCATCACCGTTTACGGAAAGGGCGGACATGGAGCGCAGCCTCACACCACCATCGACCCTGTGCTGATCGCAGCTCGGATTGCCGTGACGGTGCAGTCGATTATTTCGCGGGAAATTAAGCCGGGCGACGCGGCAGTGATCACCATTGGCTACATTCAGGCAGGAACTAAAAACAACATCATTCCTGACGACGCGCAGATGGGATTCACTGTTCGTTCATTCAAACCTGAGGTGCGTCAGCACCTGCTGGCATCGATTGAACGCGTAGCCAAAGGTGAAGCCATGGCTGCCGGCGCCGAGAAGATGCCACTGGTGGAAAAATATGAATCGACAGGCGCTGTCTCTAACGATCCAGTGTTGACCAGGCATCTGGCGGCGACTCTGGAGGGTGTGCTGGGCAAGGGAAGTGTGGTGACGGAAGATCCGATCATGACATCAGAAGATTACGCATATTTTGTGGAGCAGGGAGTGCCATCGTTTTATTTCACGCTCGGCGTTGCCGATCCACAGAAGCTGGCGGAAGCCAAGTCAGCGGGCAAACAGTTGCCAAGCAATCACTCGCCACTGTTCGCTCCTGTTGCGGAACCGTCCATAAAAACTGGTATGACGGCCGAGGTTACGATTCTGCGCGATCTGTTGAAGGGAACGCCGGCGGACGTGAAGAAGTACACTCAGTCGGCCGCAGGGAATTAA
- a CDS encoding ABC transporter permease — protein sequence MNSLLQELRYAARQLRKAPGFAVLAVITLALGIGANTAMFTVIESVLLRPLPYQHSDRMVYIGPAEGDSFQSTSWVTYRDVRDQAQKLESVALFSEDVGVVQGKEGSVSVVTPGITPNAFKLLGVQPLLGRTFTEDEGQSGGPQVVLLSEGLWKQAFNADQQIAGKTIRVNGKARTVVGVMPASFHFPEIMGQDLHKGLWLPIQPTTEMQKDRGSHFFYIVAGLKPGVAMGQAKAELASIAQYIHQTDPEKGKDIAFRIASYQEMLTGSVRDVLLALVIALGLVLLIACGNVANLLIARCLGRQQEFAVRSALGAGQFRLVRQLFVEGGLLSILGCVFGLGIARLAISLIHKLPPDTIPRDETIAIHWPVLLALAGIATLTTVLTSVLPALFVARTDPQPALQAASRGLGSRSISSRVSGWLVAAEVALSTLLLIATGLLFHTLWNLEHTKLGFDVTRVTTFMSMPADASGFANMSASKSNEPSSTSVATLFYQPVLERMRHVPGVQEAALITSPPLSGIDMNTSFVVVGQPKDPAHALEARISAVSEGYERLMGTPVVRGRMITNDDSANAPYVMVINETLARKYFAGKDPLGQQIDLGGEDTGAIKPYTIVGIVGDQVDNGVSHPPKPLLLVPYEQVPTTSIYYQLLIKTIVFFAVKTRGNIAVAPAMRDVFRQTAPDFALDNFQTMQQAVDGSNFSQRLGLYLTGSFAGMAVLMVIAGLYGVLAQLVSYRRREIGVRLALGSTREKILGMFLKQGLTFVLAGLVLGVICALWAGRLVKAFLYQVKPLDAWTYAGVAVVLIVVGALAAAIPARRAAAVEPIEALRDE from the coding sequence ATGAATTCATTGCTCCAGGAACTCCGCTATGCTGCGCGGCAGTTGCGCAAGGCCCCGGGTTTTGCCGTGCTGGCGGTAATAACTTTGGCCCTTGGAATCGGAGCAAACACGGCCATGTTCACGGTAATTGAGAGCGTGCTCTTGCGGCCACTGCCTTACCAGCATTCTGATCGAATGGTCTACATTGGGCCGGCGGAGGGAGACAGCTTTCAATCCACTTCATGGGTCACCTACCGCGACGTTCGCGATCAAGCGCAAAAATTGGAAAGTGTCGCCCTGTTTTCAGAGGACGTAGGCGTGGTACAGGGTAAAGAAGGCTCAGTGAGTGTAGTTACACCCGGCATTACGCCGAATGCCTTTAAGCTGCTTGGCGTTCAGCCGCTTCTGGGCCGGACGTTTACCGAGGATGAAGGCCAGTCCGGCGGCCCGCAGGTAGTGCTTCTTTCTGAAGGACTATGGAAGCAAGCGTTCAATGCCGACCAGCAAATCGCGGGCAAGACAATTCGTGTCAATGGCAAAGCGCGGACTGTGGTGGGAGTGATGCCTGCGAGCTTTCATTTTCCGGAAATAATGGGACAGGACTTGCACAAAGGGTTGTGGTTACCAATTCAGCCGACAACTGAGATGCAAAAGGATCGAGGGAGTCACTTTTTTTATATCGTTGCAGGGCTGAAACCTGGCGTTGCAATGGGGCAAGCGAAAGCCGAGTTGGCTTCGATTGCGCAATACATCCATCAAACGGACCCAGAGAAGGGCAAAGATATTGCTTTTCGGATTGCCAGCTACCAGGAGATGCTGACGGGTTCAGTGCGCGACGTTTTGCTCGCTTTGGTCATTGCACTGGGTCTCGTTCTGTTGATCGCCTGCGGAAACGTGGCGAATCTCTTGATTGCGCGGTGTCTGGGCCGTCAGCAGGAGTTTGCTGTGCGCTCCGCGTTAGGAGCCGGGCAGTTCCGCCTAGTGCGTCAACTTTTTGTAGAAGGCGGACTATTGAGTATCCTGGGATGTGTTTTCGGACTGGGTATAGCGCGGCTTGCAATCAGCCTGATTCATAAATTGCCCCCCGACACAATCCCGCGCGATGAGACCATCGCGATCCATTGGCCGGTATTGCTGGCCCTTGCAGGAATCGCAACCCTTACCACCGTGTTGACCTCAGTTCTGCCTGCACTCTTTGTAGCTCGGACTGATCCCCAACCCGCGCTGCAGGCTGCGTCGCGGGGCCTGGGGTCGCGCTCCATCAGCTCGCGCGTAAGCGGCTGGCTGGTTGCGGCAGAAGTGGCCCTTTCAACTCTGTTGTTGATCGCCACCGGTCTGCTTTTTCACACGCTGTGGAACCTGGAGCACACCAAGCTGGGCTTTGATGTGACGCGCGTGACCACCTTCATGTCCATGCCGGCCGATGCCTCAGGTTTCGCAAATATGAGCGCGTCGAAGAGCAACGAGCCATCCTCAACCTCAGTGGCAACGCTCTTTTATCAGCCAGTCCTGGAACGGATGAGGCATGTGCCCGGGGTACAGGAAGCAGCGCTCATTACCTCTCCTCCTCTTTCCGGTATCGACATGAATACCAGCTTCGTCGTGGTTGGTCAGCCGAAAGACCCCGCACACGCTCTAGAGGCCAGGATTTCCGCAGTGAGTGAGGGATATGAACGGCTCATGGGAACGCCGGTTGTCCGTGGCAGGATGATCACCAATGACGACAGCGCAAATGCGCCCTACGTTATGGTGATCAATGAAACATTGGCGCGCAAGTATTTTGCGGGGAAAGACCCACTAGGACAACAAATAGACCTGGGCGGCGAAGACACTGGAGCTATTAAGCCATATACCATTGTCGGGATTGTTGGCGATCAGGTGGACAATGGCGTGTCACATCCGCCCAAGCCTCTGCTTCTAGTGCCATATGAACAGGTGCCAACCACTTCAATCTATTACCAGCTTCTGATCAAGACGATTGTCTTTTTCGCCGTAAAGACCCGCGGAAATATTGCCGTGGCGCCGGCAATGCGAGACGTTTTCCGGCAGACCGCTCCAGACTTCGCTCTGGATAATTTTCAAACCATGCAGCAGGCAGTGGATGGCAGCAATTTCAGCCAGCGGCTGGGACTCTACCTTACAGGCTCATTTGCCGGTATGGCCGTTCTGATGGTGATTGCAGGACTGTATGGAGTTCTGGCCCAGTTGGTGAGCTATCGCAGGCGCGAAATTGGCGTTCGGCTGGCATTGGGCTCCACGCGCGAAAAGATTCTTGGCATGTTCCTGAAACAAGGTTTGACGTTTGTCCTGGCTGGCCTGGTGCTGGGCGTCATATGCGCGTTGTGGGCAGGACGGTTGGTGAAAGCCTTCCTCTATCAAGTGAAGCCTCTGGATGCCTGGACCTATGCCGGCGTGGCGGTCGTGTTGATCGTGGTGGGGGCTTTGGCGGCAGCTATTCCAGCACGACGGGCTGCGGCGGTTGAACCAATTGAGGCCCTCAGGGACGAGTAA